One genomic segment of Arcobacter porcinus includes these proteins:
- the prpF gene encoding 2-methylaconitate cis-trans isomerase PrpF gives MAYQEQLRVKATYMRGGTSKGTFFNIADLPKEAQEDKVKRDKLLQRIVGSPDIYKQQMDGMGGATSSTSKAILVGKSTVPNHDIDYYFGQVAIDKDFMDWSGNCGNLSSAVGPFAIHEGLVDNVPQNGVCCVRIWQANIKKTILCYVTMVDGKVKEMGDYYIDGVAFPAEEILLEFAEPVDPSEELFPTGNLIDDLEVPGIGTFKATMITAGIPTIFLNASDIGYKGTELQSDINSDAQALARFEKIRSYGALKMGLISDLKEAETRQHTPKIAFVASKSDFTTSSGKEVKADEIDLHVRALSMQKLHHAMMGTASVAIGVAACIPGTLVNLASGGGEKSAVEFGHPSGTLKVGAVIKKENGKYIVDKATMSRSARIIMKGEVYAPADIMK, from the coding sequence ATGGCATACCAAGAGCAATTAAGAGTAAAAGCAACTTATATGAGAGGTGGGACTTCAAAAGGAACATTCTTTAATATAGCAGATCTTCCAAAAGAAGCACAAGAAGATAAAGTAAAAAGAGATAAACTTCTTCAAAGAATAGTTGGAAGTCCAGATATTTATAAACAACAAATGGATGGAATGGGTGGAGCAACTTCTAGTACTTCTAAAGCTATTCTTGTAGGTAAATCAACTGTTCCTAATCATGATATTGATTACTATTTTGGACAAGTTGCTATTGATAAAGATTTTATGGATTGGAGTGGAAATTGTGGAAACTTAAGTTCAGCAGTTGGTCCTTTTGCAATTCATGAGGGATTAGTTGATAATGTTCCACAAAATGGTGTTTGTTGTGTAAGAATTTGGCAAGCAAATATCAAAAAAACAATTCTATGCTATGTAACAATGGTTGATGGAAAAGTAAAAGAGATGGGAGATTACTATATTGATGGTGTTGCCTTTCCAGCCGAAGAGATTTTATTAGAATTTGCAGAGCCTGTTGATCCAAGTGAAGAGTTATTTCCAACTGGAAACTTAATAGATGATTTAGAAGTTCCAGGAATTGGTACATTTAAAGCAACAATGATAACAGCTGGAATTCCAACTATATTTTTAAATGCAAGTGATATTGGATATAAAGGAACAGAACTTCAATCAGATATAAATAGTGATGCCCAAGCATTAGCAAGATTTGAAAAAATAAGAAGCTATGGTGCATTAAAAATGGGTTTAATCTCTGATTTAAAAGAAGCAGAAACTAGACAGCATACTCCAAAAATTGCTTTTGTTGCATCTAAATCAGATTTTACAACTTCAAGTGGAAAAGAAGTAAAAGCAGATGAAATTGATCTTCATGTAAGAGCTTTATCTATGCAAAAACTTCACCATGCAATGATGGGAACTGCTTCAGTTGCTATTGGTGTTGCTGCTTGTATTCCTGGTACTTTAGTAAATCTTGCAAGTGGTGGTGGAGAAAAATCAGCTGTTGAATTTGGACATCCATCTGGAACACTAAAAGTTGGAGCAGTTATTAAAAAAGAGAATGGAAAATATATAGTTGATAAAGCTACAATGAGTAGAAGTGCAAGAATTATTATGAAAGGTGAAGTTTACGCACCTGCTGATATAATGAAATAA
- a CDS encoding murein transglycosylase domain-containing protein, which produces MKTLLFLLISSTILYAEISNDYQKSKKEFIEKQNNFNLEKKQILHNHNSYKEEALKDFENYKKAQQKVFDDFKDEISKIWEEAKMPSAKSLINYTNDRKTRGEIDFENEKIIVETIASSYDEAVKNLKKELNTLVSIDTKEFNNIDPFEKELSSIKKSNKIIDSSFKNESILSDAIFGKKPSQKDLNNFSNKNINNKSVKVQNSPKVPNQKVYSVVVPMPNETMINKSKEYEKEVTKQGKIRSIPRSLIFAVIHSESAYNPKARSHIPAFGLMQIVPSSAGKDVYEFLYNEEKLVSDKYLYNSTNNLTMGTAYLHMLYFKYLSKIKNEESRLYCAIAAYNTGAGNVAKAFSKTTNISKASTIINKMSSKEVYNHLLTNLPYDETKGYLQKVTSRMHSYEEIYSK; this is translated from the coding sequence ATGAAAACTCTACTATTTCTTTTAATCAGTTCTACTATTTTATATGCTGAAATTTCAAATGATTACCAAAAATCAAAAAAAGAATTTATTGAAAAACAGAATAACTTTAATTTAGAAAAGAAGCAAATTTTACATAATCATAACTCTTACAAAGAAGAAGCTCTAAAAGATTTTGAAAACTATAAAAAAGCCCAACAAAAAGTATTTGATGATTTCAAAGATGAAATATCTAAAATTTGGGAAGAAGCAAAAATGCCATCAGCAAAATCATTGATAAATTATACAAATGATAGAAAAACAAGAGGTGAAATAGACTTTGAAAATGAAAAGATTATTGTTGAAACTATTGCAAGTTCTTATGATGAAGCAGTTAAAAATTTAAAAAAAGAGCTAAATACTCTTGTAAGTATTGATACAAAAGAGTTTAATAATATAGATCCTTTTGAAAAAGAACTATCTTCTATTAAAAAATCAAATAAAATTATAGATAGTTCATTTAAAAATGAATCTATTTTAAGTGACGCAATATTTGGGAAAAAACCATCTCAAAAAGATTTAAATAATTTTTCAAATAAGAATATAAATAATAAAAGTGTAAAAGTTCAAAATAGTCCAAAAGTACCTAATCAAAAAGTTTATAGTGTGGTTGTTCCTATGCCAAATGAAACTATGATAAATAAATCAAAAGAGTATGAAAAAGAAGTTACTAAACAAGGAAAGATAAGATCTATTCCTAGAAGTTTAATTTTTGCAGTTATTCACTCTGAAAGTGCTTATAATCCAAAAGCGAGATCTCATATTCCAGCATTTGGACTTATGCAAATAGTTCCATCAAGTGCTGGAAAAGATGTTTATGAGTTTTTATACAATGAAGAGAAGTTAGTAAGTGATAAATATTTATACAATTCAACAAATAATTTAACTATGGGAACTGCTTATTTACATATGCTATATTTTAAATATCTTTCAAAAATCAAAAATGAAGAGAGCAGATTATATTGTGCAATAGCAGCTTATAATACAGGTGCTGGAAATGTTGCAAAAGCTTTTTCTAAAACAACAAATATATCTAAAGCATCAACTATAATAAATAAAATGTCTTCAAAAGAGGTTTATAATCATCTTTTAACAAATCTTCCATATGATGAAACAAAAGGATATTTACAAAAAGTGACTTCAAGAATGCATAGTTATGAGGAAATTTATAGTAAATAA
- a CDS encoding aminotransferase class I/II-fold pyridoxal phosphate-dependent enzyme translates to MYEKELNAISKSNRTRSRKLFNKDLKDLASNDYLGLAQNKKLLKKTYKKLKKESYFSPKASILVNGYSNIHRKFEKKLCKANGFEDGIVVGSGFLANISLIESLVRKGDTLFIDEEYHASGILATKLLNPSQVILFSHNNFKDLKDKLKSNQNSGRVIIAIEGVYSMNGNLAKKEFFDLADDYNALLIVDEAHSSGVIGDNLLGIYDFYNIKIKDNHIKMGTLGKAYGSYGAYILASKNIIKFLENRAKPIIYSTAPSLFDIALANESLNYILKNKEKLKQKIKQNLNIIKSYLDIESNSLIIPIDINDNKKVITIQEELKKNNFLIGAIRQPTVKRAILRLIAKIDIKKKDLIEVCKKIKELHADK, encoded by the coding sequence TTGTACGAAAAAGAGTTAAATGCAATTTCTAAATCAAATAGAACAAGATCTAGAAAATTATTTAATAAAGATTTAAAAGATTTAGCATCAAATGATTATTTAGGTCTTGCACAAAATAAAAAGTTATTAAAAAAAACCTACAAGAAACTTAAAAAAGAGAGTTATTTCTCTCCAAAAGCTTCTATTTTAGTAAATGGTTATTCAAATATTCATAGAAAATTTGAGAAAAAACTTTGCAAAGCAAATGGTTTTGAAGATGGAATTGTTGTTGGAAGTGGTTTTTTAGCAAATATCTCACTTATTGAAAGTTTAGTTAGAAAAGGAGATACTCTTTTTATTGATGAAGAGTATCACGCAAGTGGAATTTTGGCTACTAAACTTTTAAATCCCTCTCAAGTTATTCTATTTTCTCATAATAACTTTAAAGATTTAAAAGATAAATTAAAAAGCAATCAAAACAGTGGAAGAGTCATAATTGCAATTGAAGGTGTATATTCAATGAATGGAAATCTTGCAAAAAAAGAGTTCTTTGATTTAGCAGATGATTATAATGCACTTTTAATAGTAGATGAAGCTCATAGTTCAGGAGTTATTGGTGATAATCTTTTAGGTATTTATGATTTTTATAATATAAAAATAAAAGACAATCACATAAAGATGGGAACTTTGGGTAAAGCTTATGGTTCTTATGGAGCATATATTTTAGCTTCTAAAAATATTATAAAGTTTTTAGAAAATAGAGCAAAACCAATTATCTATTCAACAGCTCCTAGTCTATTTGATATTGCACTTGCTAATGAGTCTTTAAACTATATTTTAAAGAATAAAGAAAAATTAAAACAAAAAATTAAACAAAATTTAAATATAATCAAAAGTTACTTAGATATTGAAAGTAATTCATTAATTATACCAATAGATATAAATGATAATAAAAAAGTTATAACAATTCAAGAAGAGCTTAAAAAGAACAATTTTTTAATTGGAGCTATAAGGCAACCAACTGTAAAAAGAGCGATTTTAAGACTTATTGCCAAAATAGATATTAAAAAGAAAGATTTAATAGAAGTTTGCAAAAAAATAAAGGAATTACATGCAGATAAATGA
- a CDS encoding lysophospholipid acyltransferase family protein, whose product MWKKFKKRFAPKILYYLVKIIYATNKKVYHHPKDDGETFIISMWHADLMSQPYNYFAFKKNGVVSAMISENRDGEIIAKLVENFNIGAVRGSSSKGGAKALINALKELKAGNEIAITPDGPRGPRYSIADGIVVIAQKSSKKIRCFNALPTKYWQFNSWDKFVLPKPFGTINFYISEAFSVENMEIEEAKALIKEKMLIHSLD is encoded by the coding sequence ATGTGGAAAAAATTTAAAAAGAGATTTGCTCCAAAAATATTATATTATCTTGTAAAGATAATATATGCTACAAATAAAAAAGTATATCATCATCCAAAAGATGATGGAGAAACATTTATAATCTCTATGTGGCATGCTGATTTAATGTCACAACCATATAACTATTTCGCATTTAAAAAAAATGGAGTAGTAAGTGCTATGATTAGTGAAAATAGAGATGGAGAGATAATAGCAAAATTAGTTGAGAATTTTAATATAGGTGCTGTTAGGGGCTCTAGTTCAAAAGGTGGAGCAAAAGCACTTATAAATGCATTAAAAGAGTTAAAAGCTGGAAATGAGATTGCAATCACTCCAGATGGTCCAAGAGGTCCTAGATATAGTATTGCAGATGGAATAGTTGTAATTGCTCAAAAAAGTTCTAAAAAGATTAGATGTTTTAATGCTCTTCCAACAAAATATTGGCAATTTAATTCATGGGATAAGTTTGTTCTTCCAAAGCCTTTTGGTACAATTAACTTTTATATTAGTGAAGCTTTTAGTGTTGAGAATATGGAGATTGAAGAAGCAAAAGCTCTTATAAAAGAGAAGATGTTGATACACTCTTTAGATTAA
- the thiS gene encoding sulfur carrier protein ThiS yields the protein MKLIINGQEKDIKNNLSLEEIINNLNKTSESIACAVNMNIVKKCEWNSYLPKENDLIEILNFNSSAG from the coding sequence TTGAAATTAATTATAAATGGACAAGAAAAAGATATAAAAAATAATTTATCTCTTGAAGAGATAATCAATAATTTAAATAAAACAAGCGAATCAATAGCTTGTGCAGTAAATATGAATATAGTTAAAAAATGTGAATGGAATAGTTATTTACCAAAAGAGAATGATTTAATAGAGATTTTAAATTTTAATTCAAGTGCAGGTTAA
- a CDS encoding HP0268 family nuclease: protein MELLLARNELKEKPKKLQLDKIKEELKKDSQKIFYFDRDNSHKDMMSLVEALEKEGYNIYFREIKYGLADDEYMYEVHAL, encoded by the coding sequence ATGGAATTACTACTTGCTAGAAATGAGTTAAAAGAAAAGCCTAAAAAGCTTCAACTTGATAAAATTAAAGAAGAGTTAAAAAAAGATTCTCAAAAAATATTTTACTTTGATAGAGATAACTCGCATAAAGATATGATGTCTTTAGTAGAAGCTTTAGAAAAAGAGGGGTACAACATATATTTTAGAGAGATAAAATATGGATTAGCTGATGATGAATATATGTATGAGGTTCATGCTCTGTAA
- the mqnE gene encoding aminofutalosine synthase MqnE: MILEKDLLEKLENGSRLNFEEGVKLFDLDVITLGHYANKIRVDRFGKKTYFNINRHINPTNICKDVCQFCAYSATRKNPNQYTLSHEEILKTVEKSSKNGIKEVHIVSAHNPNTGLDWYMDIFKKIRKNFPDIHIKALTAAEIHFLSTEYNLSYQEIIDIMCESGVDSMPGGGAEIFDEKVRKRICGGKVSSTQWLEIHKLWHEKGRKSNATMLFGHIESRENRVDHILRLRDLQNITNGFNAFIPLVFQTENNYLKVKEPVTANEILKTYAVSRILLDNIPNIKAYWATSTVKLALIAQEFGANDVDGTIEKESIQSAAGAASKNGIAQLEFVDLIKNAGFIPVERDSIYNELKVY; the protein is encoded by the coding sequence ATGATTTTAGAAAAAGATTTATTAGAGAAGCTAGAAAATGGTTCTAGATTAAATTTTGAAGAAGGTGTAAAGCTTTTTGATTTAGATGTTATTACTTTAGGACATTATGCAAATAAGATAAGAGTAGATAGATTTGGTAAAAAGACATATTTTAATATAAACAGACATATAAACCCTACAAATATTTGTAAAGATGTTTGTCAATTTTGTGCTTATAGTGCAACAAGAAAAAACCCAAATCAATATACTTTAAGCCACGAAGAGATTTTAAAAACAGTTGAAAAATCTTCAAAAAATGGAATTAAAGAGGTTCATATAGTTTCAGCTCATAATCCAAATACTGGATTAGATTGGTATATGGATATATTTAAAAAAATAAGAAAGAACTTTCCAGATATTCATATAAAAGCTTTAACAGCTGCTGAAATTCACTTTTTAAGTACTGAATATAATTTAAGCTATCAAGAAATAATCGATATTATGTGTGAAAGTGGTGTTGATTCAATGCCAGGTGGTGGAGCTGAAATATTTGATGAAAAAGTAAGAAAAAGAATTTGTGGTGGAAAAGTAAGCTCTACACAATGGTTAGAAATCCACAAACTTTGGCATGAAAAAGGTAGAAAAAGTAATGCAACTATGCTTTTTGGTCATATTGAATCAAGAGAAAATAGAGTTGATCATATTTTAAGATTAAGAGATTTACAAAATATTACAAATGGATTTAATGCATTTATTCCACTTGTTTTTCAAACAGAGAACAATTACTTAAAAGTAAAAGAACCTGTAACTGCAAATGAAATTTTAAAAACATATGCTGTTTCAAGAATACTTCTTGATAATATCCCAAATATAAAAGCTTACTGGGCAACTTCAACTGTAAAACTTGCATTAATTGCTCAAGAGTTTGGTGCAAATGATGTTGATGGAACTATTGAGAAAGAATCAATCCAAAGTGCAGCTGGAGCTGCTAGTAAAAATGGTATTGCTCAATTAGAATTTGTTGATTTGATTAAAAATGCAGGTTTTATTCCTGTTGAAAGAGATAGTATTTATAACGAATTAAAAGTATATTAA
- the miaB gene encoding tRNA (N6-isopentenyl adenosine(37)-C2)-methylthiotransferase MiaB — protein MSKKLFIQTLGCQMNDTDSKHIQAELEKHKDYIKTDKLEEADLIIINTCSVREKPVQKLFSEIGQFNKKKKDGAKIGVCGCTASHLGNDIIKRAPYVDFVLGARNISKIKDVVDIKGAVEISIENDDSNYEFATPSTNNYRTSVNISVGCDKECTYCIVPSTRGEELSIPPEMIVSQIQKAVDNGAVEVMLLGQNVNSYGKRFSDKRAKYSFTKLLQDISKIEQLKRIRFTSPHPLHMDDEFIEEFAKNPKISKCIHMPLQSGSTSILKAMKRGYTKDWFLNRAFKLRELIPELRITTDIIVAFPGESDEDFDDTLDVVNQVKFDQIFNFKYSARPNTKALELSDFEVPNEIGSARLEELIEIHKRHLEQSMPKMIGETVNVLVESLKPNGEVSGYTDNYFLVFAKGSDELLGKFVDIKITEVTRTSLKGVVVA, from the coding sequence ATGAGTAAAAAACTATTTATACAGACTTTAGGGTGTCAAATGAATGACACTGATAGTAAGCATATTCAAGCAGAACTTGAGAAACACAAGGATTATATAAAAACAGATAAACTTGAAGAAGCAGATTTAATCATAATTAATACTTGCTCAGTAAGAGAAAAGCCTGTTCAAAAACTTTTTTCAGAGATTGGACAATTTAATAAAAAGAAAAAAGATGGTGCAAAAATAGGTGTTTGTGGTTGTACAGCTTCTCATTTAGGAAATGATATTATAAAAAGAGCACCATATGTTGATTTTGTTTTAGGTGCTAGAAATATATCTAAAATAAAAGATGTTGTAGATATAAAAGGTGCAGTTGAGATTAGTATTGAAAATGATGATTCAAACTATGAATTTGCAACACCAAGCACAAATAATTATAGAACAAGTGTTAACATATCTGTTGGTTGTGATAAAGAGTGTACATATTGTATTGTTCCAAGTACAAGAGGAGAAGAGCTTTCAATTCCCCCAGAGATGATTGTTTCACAAATTCAAAAAGCAGTTGATAATGGTGCTGTTGAAGTTATGCTTTTAGGACAAAATGTAAACTCTTATGGGAAAAGATTTAGTGACAAAAGAGCTAAATATAGTTTTACAAAACTTCTACAAGATATATCAAAAATAGAACAATTAAAAAGAATAAGATTTACATCTCCACATCCATTACATATGGATGATGAATTTATTGAAGAGTTTGCAAAAAATCCAAAAATATCAAAATGTATTCATATGCCTTTACAAAGTGGTTCAACATCAATTTTAAAAGCGATGAAAAGAGGATATACAAAAGATTGGTTCTTAAATAGAGCTTTTAAATTAAGAGAACTTATTCCAGAGTTAAGAATTACAACAGATATTATTGTTGCTTTTCCAGGAGAAAGTGATGAAGATTTCGATGATACTTTGGATGTTGTAAATCAAGTTAAATTTGATCAAATTTTTAATTTTAAATACTCTGCTAGACCAAATACTAAAGCTTTAGAACTAAGTGATTTTGAAGTACCAAATGAGATTGGAAGTGCAAGACTTGAAGAGTTAATTGAGATTCATAAAAGACATTTAGAACAAAGTATGCCAAAAATGATTGGTGAAACTGTAAATGTTTTAGTTGAAAGCCTTAAACCAAACGGAGAAGTAAGTGGATATACGGATAATTACTTTTTGGTTTTTGCAAAAGGAAGTGATGAACTTTTAGGAAAATTTGTAGATATTAAAATAACTGAAGTTACAAGAACATCTCTAAAAGGAGTAGTTGTAGCATAA
- the pyk gene encoding pyruvate kinase: protein MEKKTKILATLGPASNSLEMIEKLIKAGANMFRLNFSHGSHEYHKESLDNIRQAMKNCGKRVGILQDISGPKVRVGELKEPFNLVANDIVTIVEKEIVGYKKAEGEYIVSINHPEILGKIKVGEFIYLYDGIIRAKVIDIKDGIKTRIENHGTLSSRKGVNFPNTVINIDVITQKDEKDIAWGVENQVDYFAISFVQNANDMKRARELLNGYNGKLIAKIEKFDAVSNIDEIIEQSDGVMVARGDLGIEVPYYEVPTIQKMLIRKANAKGVPVITATQMLLSMTQNERATRAEISDVANAVLDGTDIVMLSEESAVGDNPENVVETMSNIITKTEEIFNHKKRDHLPYLDEFDVIQATVTKLADDMNADGILAMTSSGNSAIKMSRYRPKTPIYTFTHSKPVLGALTAFWGVVPVASIKEAQASKMIQKMLRTLQKNKILNKDGIYIATIGYPVGIPGSTNTIKILTPGEIEFYLNFKENREKIKNKDNKSDNIEE from the coding sequence ATGGAAAAAAAGACAAAAATTTTAGCAACACTTGGACCAGCTAGTAATAGCTTAGAGATGATTGAAAAGTTAATAAAAGCTGGTGCTAATATGTTTAGATTAAACTTTTCTCATGGTAGCCATGAGTATCACAAAGAGAGTCTAGATAATATTAGACAAGCTATGAAAAACTGTGGAAAAAGAGTTGGTATTTTACAAGATATTTCAGGACCAAAAGTAAGAGTAGGTGAATTAAAAGAGCCTTTTAACTTAGTTGCAAATGATATTGTAACAATAGTAGAAAAAGAGATTGTAGGATATAAAAAAGCTGAAGGCGAGTATATTGTATCTATAAATCATCCTGAGATTTTAGGAAAGATTAAAGTTGGTGAATTTATATATTTATATGATGGAATTATTAGAGCAAAAGTTATAGATATTAAAGATGGTATTAAAACAAGAATTGAAAATCATGGAACATTAAGCTCAAGAAAAGGTGTAAATTTTCCAAATACAGTAATAAATATTGATGTAATTACGCAAAAAGATGAAAAAGATATTGCTTGGGGAGTTGAAAACCAAGTTGATTATTTTGCTATTTCTTTTGTTCAAAATGCAAATGATATGAAAAGAGCTAGAGAGCTTTTAAATGGTTATAATGGAAAATTAATAGCAAAAATTGAGAAATTTGATGCTGTTTCTAATATTGATGAAATCATTGAACAAAGTGATGGAGTAATGGTTGCAAGAGGTGATTTAGGAATAGAAGTTCCATATTATGAAGTACCAACTATTCAAAAAATGTTAATTAGAAAAGCAAATGCAAAAGGTGTTCCTGTAATTACTGCAACTCAAATGCTTTTATCAATGACTCAAAATGAAAGAGCAACTAGAGCAGAGATTTCTGACGTTGCAAATGCAGTTTTAGATGGAACTGATATTGTAATGTTAAGTGAAGAGAGTGCTGTTGGAGATAATCCTGAAAATGTTGTTGAAACTATGAGTAATATTATTACAAAAACAGAAGAGATTTTTAATCATAAGAAAAGAGATCACTTACCATATTTAGATGAGTTTGATGTAATTCAAGCAACTGTTACAAAACTTGCTGATGATATGAATGCTGATGGAATTTTAGCTATGACAAGTAGTGGAAATTCTGCTATAAAAATGTCAAGATATAGACCAAAAACTCCTATATATACATTTACACATAGTAAACCAGTATTAGGAGCTTTAACAGCATTTTGGGGAGTTGTTCCAGTTGCATCTATAAAAGAAGCACAAGCATCAAAAATGATTCAAAAGATGTTAAGAACTTTACAAAAAAATAAAATTTTAAATAAAGATGGAATATATATTGCAACAATTGGATATCCTGTTGGAATTCCAGGAAGTACAAATACAATTAAAATCTTAACACCAGGCGAGATAGAGTTTTATCTTAATTTTAAAGAGAATAGAGAAAAAATTAAAAATAAAGATAATAAATCTGATAATATAGAAGAGTAA
- a CDS encoding carbonic anhydrase, translated as MQINDLVKGNKKFREARFSKYETDLKQLCKDGQNPDILFIGCSDSRVTPELVLDTKPGDMFTLRNVGNFVPPYNPDEDFHGTSAVIEYAVNVLNVKHIIVCGHSHCGACKSLYQDLGDSPDLINIKKWLELGKKAKEYTLLATMDKNNKEQIYRTTEKVSIVYQMENLLTFPYIVRRVKEGTLQIHGWYYDIEDGKIDFYDGSDCSFKPLDEFNNELSN; from the coding sequence ATGCAGATAAATGATTTAGTCAAAGGTAATAAAAAGTTTAGAGAAGCCAGATTCTCTAAATATGAGACAGATTTAAAACAACTTTGTAAAGATGGACAAAATCCAGATATTCTTTTCATAGGTTGTAGTGATAGTAGAGTTACTCCCGAACTTGTTCTTGATACAAAACCTGGAGATATGTTTACTCTTAGAAATGTTGGGAACTTTGTTCCCCCTTATAATCCTGATGAAGATTTTCACGGTACAAGTGCTGTTATTGAATATGCTGTAAATGTTTTAAATGTAAAACATATTATTGTGTGTGGTCATTCGCATTGTGGAGCATGTAAAAGTTTATACCAAGATTTAGGTGATTCTCCTGATTTAATAAATATTAAAAAATGGCTAGAACTTGGTAAAAAAGCAAAAGAATATACACTTTTAGCAACTATGGATAAAAACAATAAAGAACAAATTTATAGAACAACAGAAAAAGTTTCTATTGTTTATCAGATGGAAAACCTTTTAACTTTCCCTTATATTGTAAGAAGAGTTAAGGAAGGAACGCTACAAATTCATGGTTGGTACTATGATATTGAAGATGGGAAAATTGACTTTTATGATGGAAGCGATTGCTCTTTCAAACCTTTAGATGAGTTTAATAATGAATTATCAAACTAG
- a CDS encoding YraN family protein, protein MSREKGNFAEKRAIFFLEENGFEIIETNFYAKKLGEIDIIAKKNSVYHFCEVKSGIDYDQAIANITPNKLSKIKRSVEYYLQLKKIDSAFCIDAIIVDDLNISFVENITI, encoded by the coding sequence ATGAGCAGAGAAAAAGGTAATTTTGCAGAAAAGAGAGCTATTTTCTTTTTAGAAGAGAATGGTTTTGAAATAATAGAAACAAATTTTTATGCAAAAAAACTTGGTGAGATTGATATAATCGCAAAAAAGAACAGTGTTTATCACTTTTGTGAAGTGAAATCTGGAATAGATTATGATCAAGCAATAGCAAATATAACTCCAAATAAATTATCAAAAATAAAAAGAAGTGTAGAGTATTATTTACAATTAAAAAAAATTGATAGTGCTTTTTGTATAGATGCAATAATTGTAGATGATTTAAATATAAGTTTTGTAGAAAACATTACTATTTAA